From the Papaver somniferum cultivar HN1 chromosome 2, ASM357369v1, whole genome shotgun sequence genome, the window GTAGCCTGGCTATAGCTGAATTCGTTTTCATTTCACTGAATTGCAAGTTTTGTCATGATAAACTTCACAGACATACTTTGGATGGCTTGCAGAAACTTCACACAGATCCTTAAGAACCTTTAGCTGCCTCATTTGGATACATAAAAACAATTGTATATGGAAGTATGGAACGATTAAAATAAAAGCTCTTTGCTTTGGAAAAAAAACTGACGTAGAAGCTTGGTTTTTTATATTTATGAAAATGAAAGATGTTATACATGATGTCCTTTGGGGTTTTTAGTATTAGGTCCTTTTTTTTAATCAGAGGGAAGAATATACAAAGATCTCAATGCCTAGAGAATAAATTTAACAagaattcaaaaacaaaaaagaatatgCTACGTTACGTACAGATATAATATtaccagggtgttagtcctcaagggagttgggggagttgggtgtagttgtgttttttcccgttagtcgtaagggagttcgagggagtctcttaaaatccccgttagtcatgggagagtttagaagagtctccccaactccctagaaaacctcgttagtcgtgggggagtttgaaagaaactcttaaactccctgttagtggtaaaaattagaatgatagggagttttttttttttgggggagttctggggagttctagggagtttatagtgtatttttgcctcactccaaatctctcaaaaaagtagagattttgggagagtttctcaaactccctacactcaacacaccaaactctctcaaactccgaatactctcttacactccctcaaaatccccaagattcaaaatacattaaacttcctccaactcactcgtggactaacacCCTGTACGTTTTTAGTACTACGTAACAGATATAATACGATTTGCTACTTTTATTCAATAATCAAGTGAGACAATCTTGTTGTATTGAATACAAAAGCAATTGATTACACACAATCATGCATACCAAATATTAAATCAAgatctttgttttttatttttatgtaatatatgtatgtatatatgGAATCATATAGATTTTTCTCTCGGTTCTAATCTATTGTAGTAATTGTTTCTACGAAGATCTTCATGGCAGAAACAGGGAGACTTAGACACAAGTTTATGCTTTTCCTTTCTTCTCCATGAGCCAAGAAAAAGACTACACTTGTTGGCAAAGTTGGAGGGCCTGAGAAAAAAGGCCCTCCCGAACCAAAATCCATATCATGGAATCCTATCCTAGTCCAAACACTTAGAAACAGGGTGTGAGCTTTAGGTAACGGATGCTCGTATTTTTCTAAGGAATCTATTGCCGATCTCATGTACTGGTCTGTAACCAACTTAATTAATTGTCGAATTCGCTCTATTATTGATGACAATGGACTTTGTAGCATCTCACTCACGCTGCATTGGCAGTTCTTTAATGCGAATGCATTTCCAAAGTAACCTTTTGGTAATGGCGGGTCGAATCTAGACCGAGCATCAACAGGAAAGAGTAGCCTTACTTGTTGATCAGGATGAAGTCTTAATGATTTAGTTCTCGCTCTCCAAATGAAAGAAGTAAGTGCTTCGAAAGTGCTGCAGTTTTTCAGAACCCCATCTTCCATGGCTTTTTTCTTTAGTCTTTCTAGCTTGTGGGGGTGAAAAATGAAGGATTTGTTAAGTAGCTTTTCTTCCTCCCAAAGAGCATTAGTGTTTGATATGTCTATGATTTTCTCGAGTATATGGTTGAAATGTGTCTTGAGTGGGGTTCGTGCTTTGAGTAAGGTTCGATCTAGGAACGGCGGTTTCGTTAGTGGTAATCCTCTCGTAACTTCACCCCATGAGATCACAAACTCCATTGCTCCAGTTCCATCAAATACTGTGTGATTCATGCTTAGTCCAAGAATAAATCCTCCGCACTTGAATTTGGTCACCTTCATACAAAAGATACTAGGagaataagaagaaagaa encodes:
- the LOC113352190 gene encoding omega-hydroxypalmitate O-feruloyl transferase-like, encoding MGENLDSSCQKVYVETFDDEHIVNLDVKIIGVPTLVPPAEETPKGIYFLSNIDRGADMIQTFNCFRKTIDEKIDAAQALKDGLAKVLVHYYPIAGRLILNDKNKFAIDCTGEGALFIEAEADCTLEEMGDLTQPNPAKFKKLVYGNPGPVNIHENPPLLVVQVTKFKCGGFILGLSMNHTVFDGTGAMEFVISWGEVTRGLPLTKPPFLDRTLLKARTPLKTHFNHILEKIIDISNTNALWEEEKLLNKSFIFHPHKLERLKKKAMEDGVLKNCSTFEALTSFIWRARTKSLRLHPDQQVRLLFPVDARSRFDPPLPKGYFGNAFALKNCQCSVSEMLQSPLSSIIERIRQLIKLVTDQYMRSAIDSLEKYEHPLPKAHTLFLSVWTRIGFHDMDFGSGGPFFSGPPTLPTSVVFFLAHGEERKSINLCLSLPVSAMKIFVETITTID